Below is a genomic region from Microbacterium esteraromaticum.
TCATCGCGACGCCCCAGCTGTCATGGGTGACATGGGCGATCTGCATCCCGTACGCGGTCTACTTCGTGCTGCGTCAGCGCTTCGGTCTCGACGAGCCGATGTCGTTCGGCCTCGAGCTGACGGCCATGGTGCCGGTGGCCCTCTGGCTCCTGGTCTCGGCCGGATCGGGGCCGCAGTCCGCCCTCGAGACGACGGGCCTGCTCGCCGTCGGCGTGATCGGCGGCATCGCGATGGTGCTCTACCTCGCCGCCTCAGACCTGCTCTCGATGCCCGTCTTCGGGCTGCTCAGCTACGTCGAGCCCGTCCTGCTGGTCGTCGTCGCGGTGCTGCTCGGCGAACGGATGCAGGGTGCCGACCTGCTCGTCTACGGAATCCTCGCCGTCGCGCTCGCCCTGCTGGCGTTCGAGGGATTCCGCGCCGGACGCCGATCGCGCTGAGTCAGATTCCGACGGGTCCGCGCGGTGCGGGCAGCGCCCACCCTCGACGGCTCCGGCTCAGTGTCGGTGGCCGGTGAGTAGACTTCTCCGGTGACTGTTCCGGGGATCCTGCGCGCCTTGGAAGAGGCGAACCTCTATCGCGACGCCCTCACCTGGGCGCAGACCGATGCCGAGATCTCGGCCGTCGACGGGCTCGACGCCCCGATCATCGCGGGGCTGCTGCGCAAGCGCGCGTCGGGGGGCAGGCCGGCATCCGCTCTCGTCGTGGCCCCCACCGGTCGTCGCGCCGAATCCGTCGCGGCGGCGCTCGCCGCCTACCTCGCCGATGCCGAGATCCTCACCTTCCCGGCCTGGGAGACGCTGCCGCACGAGCGGCTCAGCCCCAGCCCCGACACGGTAGGCAGGCGACTCGAGACGCTGCGGCGCATCGTGACGTGGACCGGTGAGAAGCCGCTCGTCGTCGTCGCCTCGGTGCGAGCGGCCCTGCAGCCCATCGCCGCGAACCTCGGTGACGCCGCACCTCTCGAGCTGCGCGTCGGCGGACGAGGCGTCGAACTCGAAGACGCCGTCGAGCAGCTCGTCGAGCGCGCCTACTCGCGTGTCGACATGGTCTCGCGCCGTGGCGAGTTCGCGGTGCGCGGCGGCATCCTCGACGTCTTCCCTCCCACCGCCGACCACCCGCTGCGCGTGGAGTTCTTCGGCGACGAGGTCGATCAGATCCGCGCCTTCTCGGTCGCCGACCAGCGCTCGCTGCCGGGAGATGTCGAATCGGTCTCCCTCGCGGCGAGCCGCGAGCTGCTGCTCACCGCCGAGGTGCGCGAGCGCGCGGGCGAGCTGATCGCTCGGTTCCCGGCGATGTCCGCGATGCTCGAGAAGATGTCGCAGGGCATCCCCGTCGAGGGCATGGAGTCGCTGCTTCCGGTCGTCGCCGGCCCCCTCGTGACGCTCGCCGAGTACCTTCCCGAGGGCTCCGCCGCAGCAGTCGTCGATCCCGAGCGCGCCAGCGCCCGTGCGCAGAATCTGGGCGAGACGAACCGCGAGTTCCTCGACGCGGCGTGGAGCGCGGCGACGTCGGGCGCCTCTGCGCCGATCGACCTGGGCGCAGGCGACTTCATCAGCCTCGCTCGCATGCGCGAGATCATGCACGAGCGCGACGGCGTGTGGTGGAGGGTCACGCCGTTCGCGACCGACGACGACGCCGCTGAGCACCTCGACTCCTCGGCCATCCCGTCGTTCCACGGCAACGTCGACGGCGCGATCGCCTTCGTCGAGGCGCGCCTCGGCGAAGGCTGGCGGGTCGTCATCATCTCGTCGGGGCAGGGCCTCGTCGAGCGCGCCCGCGACGTGCTGAGCGACCGCGGCCTGGCCGCGCGCATCGTCGATCACGTCGTCGACGAGCCCGAGGGCGGGGTGGCGACGCTGGTCGCCGGGTCCGTCGAGTCGGGTTTCCAGGTTCCGGATGCCAGGATCGCCGTCCTCACCGACAACGAGTTCTACGGCCGCACGATCGGCGGCGACCAGCGCATGGTCAAGAAGCTGGCGTCGCGTCGCCGCAACGTCGTCGACCCGCTGCAGCTGAAGCAGGGCGACTTCGTCGTGCATTCGACGCACGGCATCGGCCGTTTCGTCGAGATGACCAAGCGCGAGGTGTCGTCGGGCGGGCGGAACGCCGTCAAGACGACGCGCGAGTACCTCGTGCTCGAGTACGCGCCATCGAAGCGCGGCTACCCCGGCGACAAGCTCTTCGTGCCCACCGACCAGCTCGACATGCTCTCGAAGTACGTCGGCGGCGAGGCGCCGACGCTGTCGAAGATGGGCGGCAGCGACTGGGCTGCGGCCAAGGGCAAGGCGCGCCGGGCGGTGCGCGACATCGCCGTCGAGCTCGTGAAGCTCTACTCGGCGCGGATGAACTCCAAGGGTCACGCGTTCGGCCCGGACACGCCGTGGCAGCGCGAGCTGGAGGAGGCGTTCCCGTTCGCCGAGACGCACGACCAGCTGCAGACCATCGAAGAGATCAAAGCCGACATGGAGCGGCCCATCCCGATGGACCGCCTGCTCTCCGGAGATGTCGGCTTCGGCAAGACCGAGGTCGCCGTGCGTGCCGCGTTCAAGGCGATCCAGGAGGGCAAGCAGGTCGCGATGCTGGTTCCGACCACCCTGCTCGTCAAGCAGCACCTCGAGACCTTCACCGAGCGGTTCGCCGGCTTCCCGGTGAAGGTGCGTCCGCTCTCGCGATTCCAGACCGACAAAGAGGCGCGGCTCACGCTGCAGGGTCTCGTCGACGGATCGGTCGACATGGTCATCGGCACGCACCGCATCCTCACCGATCAGGTGATCTTCAAAGACCTCGGCCTGATGATCATCGACGAGGAGCAGCGCTTCGGAGTCGAGCACAAGGATGCGCTGAAGAAGATGAAGACGAACGTCGACATCCTCGCGATGAGCGCCACGCCCATCCCGCGCACGCTCGAGATGGCGGTCACAGGCATCCGCGAGATGTCGACACTGCAGACACCGCCGGAGGACAGGCATCCGATCCTCTCCTTCGTCGGCCCGCGAAGCGACAAGCAGATCGCGGCGGCGATCCGCCGCGAGATCCTGCGCGAGGGACAGGTCTTCTTCGTCCACAACCGCGTGCAGTCGATCCAGCGGGTCGCCTCCGAGCTCGCGGAGCTGGTGCCAGAGGCCCGGATCGCGGTCGCGCACGGCAAGATGGGCGAGCACCAGCTCGAGCAGGTCGTCGACGACTTCTGGGAGCGCAAGTACGACGTGCTCGTCTCGACGACCATCATCGAGACCGGCCTCGACATCTCGAACGCGAACACGATCATCATCGACCGGGCCGACAAGTACGGTCTCTCGCAGCTGCATCAGCTGCGCGGACGCGTGGGTCGAGGGCGCGAGCGGGCGTACGCGTACTTCCTCTACGACGATATGAAGCCGCTCAGCGAGACGGCCGCCGACCGGCTGCAGACCATCGCGGTCAACAACGACCTCGGCTCGGGCATGCAGGTGGCGCTGAAGGACCTCGAGTTGCGCGGGGCGGGCAACCTGCTCGGTGCCGAGCAGGCCGGCCACATCGCGGGGGTCGGGTTCGACCTCTACCTGCGCATGATCGGCGAGGCGGTGGCCACGTTCCGCGGCGAAGACACCAGCTCCGAGATCGAGCTGCGCCTCGAGCTTCCGGTGGATGCCCGCATCCCCGAGCACTACATCGACAGTGAGCGGCTGCGCCTGGAGGCGTACCAGAAGCTCTCGTCGGCGGCCACGGCATCCGCCGCGGATGACGCCATCGATCTCGTCGTCGAAGAGCTCGTCGACCGCTACGGCGTGTTCCCCGACGAGGTGACCACGCTGGTGAAGGTCGCGCGGCTGCGCCGCAGGGCGGCGCGGGCAGGGCTCTCGGACGTCGTCGCGATGGGCTCGAACCTGCGTGTCGCGCCGGCGCGCTTCGAGGACTCGATGAAGGTGCGCCTGCAGCGCCTGTATCCGAAGGCGAAGCTGGTCGGCGGGGGTGAGGCGCTGGTCGTGCCGATGCCTGTCGACTCAGACCTGATCGAATGGGTCGGGCAGCTGTTCACCGCGATGTTCCCTGAGCCGGTGAAGGCGCAGCCCGCGGGCGTCTGAGCGGGCTGCCGGCACGGCGCGCCACGACTTCTACGCGCGGTAGAATTATGGTGTGAGTGCTGACGATCCGGACGACCCATGGGTGCGGGAGGCGTCGCGTCCGAAGACGCCGACGCGCCGACCCGACCTCTCGTCGGTGCCACGACCGGCGCTCTACGGGCTCGGCATGCTCGCAGCCCTGCGGGCGCTCGGGCTCGTGCTCATCGCCGAGGCCGTTGCGCGCGGCGTCGCCGGCCTCGCAGCATCCGGACTCACTCCCGATGCGACCCGCACGATCCTCATCGTGGGCGTGGCAGGCGCACTGCTGCGCGCTGGAGCGGAGTGGGCCACGTCAGTGGCGTCGCGCCGCATCGCGACGTCGGTCAAGAGCGACCTGCGCCGACGACTCTGGCGTCGTATCGCCGAAGGCGGGCGGACAGGCGGCGGCACCGCGGTGCTCGCAGCCGACGGACTCGACGACCTCGACGACTACTTCATCCAGTCGCTGCCTGCACTCATCGCGGCGGCGGTCGTGCCGCTGCTCGTCGGCGTGCGGATCCTCGGCGCCGACTGGCTCAGCGCCCTGATCATCGTGATCACCGTGCCGCTCGTGCCGCTGTTCATGATCCTGATCGGCAAGCACACGCAGCAGCGCACCGACGCGGCGCTCACCGCGCTCACCCGCCTCGCCGACCACCTCACCGAGCTCGCCCGCGGACTGCCCGTGCTCGTCGGTCTCGGACGGGTCGACGAGCAGACCCGCGCGCTCGACGGCATCCAGCGCCGCTATCGGGCCCGCACAGAGGAGACGCTGCGCTGGGCGTTCCTGTCGGCACTGGCCCTCGAGCTCATCGCGACCATCTCGGTCGCGGTCGTGGCCGTCTTCCTCGGTCTGCGGCTGCTGAACGGCACGATGACGCTGGAGCCCGCTCTCATAGCGCTCATCCTGGCACCCGAGTGCTTCACCGCCCTGCGCGAGGTCGGCACCGCCTTCCACGCCTCGCAGGACGGACTCTCCGCCCTCGAGCGCGCGAAGAGAATCGTCGACGAACCGGCACGTCGTGACGCCAGAGCCGAGACGGGCGGTCCGATGCGCATCGACGCGCTGAGCGTGGCCTATCCGGGTCGCCGGATGCCCGCGCTGCGCGCCGTGACGGGCGACCTCGCCGGCATCACAGCCGTCACGGGACGCAGCGGGGCCGGCAAGTCGACGCTGCTCGGCGCGCTCTCCGGCGTGCTTCCGGCCGACGCCGAGATCGCGGGTGCGGTTCGCGGAGTGGATGCGGATGCCGTGGCCTGGGCTCCCCAGGCGCCGCGCATGTTCGCCGCGACACCCCGGGAGGAGCTCGCGCTGTACGGCACCGGAACGGACGCGCTGGACGAGCTGGGTCTCGGGGGGCTGGCCGACGCGGCGACCGCCGAACTGAGCCCAGGAGAGCTGCGACGTCTGGCGGTCGCGCGGGCGCTCGCACGCGTGGACGCGGGAGCCCGGCTGCTCGTGCTCGACGAGCCGACGGCCCACCTCGACCGCGTGGCTGCTCGACTGGTGCGCGACGCGGTGCTGCGCCGCGCCGATCGCTGCGCGATCGTGCTCGCCACTCACGAACCCGAGACGCTCGCCCTCGCCGACCGCGTCATCTCGGTCGACACGCCGGCCGGTGACGCGCGCGCCGCCGGTGTCCCTGCTGGCGGGCTTCCGGCTGGCGAAGATCGGCCGGGAATCGAGGGTGACGCCGATCTTGAAGGGCGGACCGAACCAGGGCATCCTGCAGGATCGTCTCCGGCCTTCGGAGGTGAGCCGCGCTCGCGACGCACGCTGACCCTCGCAGGCCTGCTGCGCCCGCACGCCTGGCTCTGGGCCGGTTCCACTGCTCTGTCGGCGCTCGCTGCCGGTCTCGCCGTCGCGCTCACCGCGGTGTCGGGCTGGCTGATCGTGCGCGCCAGCGTCGAGGAGTACATCATGTACCTGCTCGTCGCGATCGTCGGCGTGCGCGCGTTCGGCATCGGCCGGGCGGCCGGACGGTACGCCGATCGCCTTGTCACGCACCGGGCCACGTTCCTCGTCGTCGATGCGCTGCGCCTTCGCCTGTGGCGTGCCATCGCCGCCCGCGGAGCGGGCTCCCGACGTCTGCTCGAGGGCGGTGCCCCGCTCGACTACCTCGTCACCCTCGCCGATGATCTTCGCGATCAGCTGCCGCGCGTCGTGCCGCCGATCGGCGCCGGTGTGCTGGTCGTCGCAGGCACCATCATCACTGCCGCATTCGTCACCCCGCACATCGTCGTCCTCATCGCCGCGACGCTCGTCGCAGCGGTCGCGCTCGCGACCATCCTGGCCATCGTCAGCGAGCGCGACGCCTCAGCCGACCGTGTCGAGGCCCGGTCGGCCATCGTGCGCGGGACCGCGGCCCTCGCCTCCGCCGCCGACGACCTGCGGAGCAACGGAGTCGCCGGTGACGCTCTCGGAGCACTCGACCGGCACGCCATGGGGCTGGCCGCCGCCGAGCGGCGCGCGGCGTGGTCGGCAGGCCTCGGTGCAGCCGTGATCACCGTCTCGACGACCCTGCTCGCGGTGCTCGTCCCCGTGCTGTCGCCCGGCCTGCCGGCCGAGTCCGCGTCGGTCGTCGCACTGCTGTCGCTGGCCCTGCTCGAGCCGCTCGCCGCACTCGTCGGCGCCGTGCACCGCCTGCCGGCGCTGCGTGCGCTGCTGCAGCGCCTCGACACAGTGCTGCGTCCGTCACCGGCACCGCAGTGGGGCCAGGCGCGTCCGGATGCCCTGATCCGACTCACGCTCGACAGGGTGACGATCCGGTATCCGGGGGCCCCGCGCCCGGCGGTCGAAGACGTCACCGCCGAGGTCAGGAGGGGCGGGTGGCTCGTGCTCGACGGCCCGTCCGGCTCAGGCAAGTCGACGCTGCTCTCGGCGATGATGGGCGCTCTTCCCGTGGCATCCGGGGCCATCCTCGCCGACGGACGGCCGCTCACGACCTTGGACGAGCGCGCCTGGCGTGATCGAGTCGCCTGGTGCCCACAGGACGCCTACGTCTTCGATTCGACGCTGCGCGGCAATCTGCTGCTCGCGCGCGCTCGCGACGACGCCCCGGACGACGACGTACTGCGCGCCGCGCTCGCGCAGGCGGGGCTAACCGACCTGCTGCACGAGCTCGGCGACGACCTCGGCGCGCGGGTCGGCCCTGGCGGATCCGCCCTGTCCGGGGGTGAGCGTCAGCGTCTCGCCGTCGCTCGGGCGCTGCTCACCCGGGCCGAGATCGTCCTGCTCGACGAGCCCACCGCGCACCTCGACCAGCCGACCGCCGCAGCCATGATGGCCGACATCCGCGAGGCGACCGCCGATCGGATCGTCGTGCTCGTCTCGCATCGCCGGGCGGACAGGCGGGGCGACGACGAGCTGGTGCATCTCGGCAGCTCCGCTGTCGCGGCTGCGGGCGACCGCACATCCGCATGAGCCGATCCGCGCGGCTCATCGAGAACAGGCGAACATCCGAGAACAGGCGAACATCCGAGAACAGGACGGATTCCGGCTGAACGTCCTGTTCTCGCGTGATGGCCTGTGTCGGCGCGCTGCCTGTGGCGCAGTCAACCGGCGAGCCGGCGGAACCGGTCGCTCACGCGCGTCGACCCGGAGACAGGCTGATCGGCACCGGGCACCCCGCTCGCGCCGACCTGCAGGATCGCCCTCGCCAGCACCTCGTCGCGCACCTCGCGCCGGGCGTGGTCGTCGGCGAGCATCTCGACGAGGGCTGCGACCTCGACCTCGGCCCGTGCTGCGATCGGGAACCACGGCAGGGCGGAGCGCCATGCGCGGAAGGCGAGCAGCAGCAGGTCATGACGCTGCTCGACGTGCGCCCGCTCATGTGCGATCACCGCGACCAGCTCGTCGGGGTCGAGGCGATCGAGAAGCCCCTGCGAGAGCACGGTCACCGAACGCGGTCCGTTCGGCAGGCAGTAGGCCATCGGCACGGCGTCGTCGATGACGCGGGTGCGGGCGCGGGTGGGATGCGGTGAGGTGAGCATCTCGAGCAGAGCGAGGTGGCGGTGGCGCTGCCTCGTCACCTGCACGATCGTGACGCCCAGATGGGTGAGCAGGTAGACCGTGAAAAGCACAGCGGGGACGGGCGCGAGCCACGGATGCCCGGGGAGGGTGGCGTACCCGGTCAGGGCGAGAGCACCGATCATCGACAGCCCGCCGGCGAGGCCGATGGCCTGCCACAGCAGCAGGGCCATCACGGGAGCGCGCATCGGCCATGAGGCGCGCGACAGTGCGACGGGGGCCGGCCAGGCGAGGCCGATGGCGATCAGCCCCAAGGCGACCGCGCCGAAGATGACGACCCCGTGCGGGATCACCAGAGCGCCGTTCTGCGCGGCGGCGGACACGGCGCTCAGCATGGCACGGCATTCAGCATGGTTCGGCGCTCAGCATCGCTCGGCGTTCGGCATGGGGTGGACGGTCAGCCGGATCGGCCGAGCAGCTGTCGCAGCACGGCCGCGTCCTCGGCGGAGACTCCGCCGACGAAGCGCTCAAGCACGGCCGTGCGGTCGCCCGCATCGCCGAGCACCGAGTGCATCAGCTCGGCGACGTGATCGGCGCGGGAGGCGACCGCGCTGTAGCGGTGCGGGCGGGCGGAGCGGTCCGAGGCGACGAAGCCCTTCTTCTCGAGACGCGAGAGCACGGTCAGCAGCGTGGTCACCGCAAGGGCTCGGCCCGCTGCCTCCAGCTGCGACTGCACGTCGTACGCGCTGAGGGCGTCGTCGGCGTCCCAGATGGCGTCCATCACGGCCCGTTCCAGTTCTCCGAGCGTTCCCATGCGAGCTTCCTCCTTCGCCGAGATTTTGTCCGGCCCTTCGATTCTACTCTCTGTCGAATTTGTTCTATCGTGTGTCGAAGAAGTTCTACGAGGCGTAGAATTGCTGTGGCGGACGACCGCCGCCCCTTCGCGAACGGAGATACCCGTGGACGTTCTCGACATCGCCCGCTGGCAGTTCGGCATCACGACCGTCTACCACTTCCTCATGGTGCCGCTCACGATCGGCCTCGGCATGATGGTCGCGATCATGCAGACCCGCTGGGTGCGCACAGGAGATGCGAAGTTCCTGCGCATGACGAAGTTCTGGGGCAAGGTGTACCTGATCAACTTCATCGTCGGCGTCGCCACCGGTCTCGTGCAGGAGTTCCAGTTCGGCATGGCGTGGAGCGAGTACTCCCGCTTCGTCGGTGACGTCTTCGGCGCCCCGCTCGCGATGGAGGGACTTCTCGCGTTCTTCGTCGAATCGACGTTCCTCGGCATCTGGATCTTCGGCTGGGGGCGCCTGCGCAAGGGACTGCACCTCGCGGCGCTGTGGTGCGCGGTGATCGGGTCGTGGATCTCCGCCTTCTTCATCATCGTCGCCAACTCCTGGATGCAGCACCCCGTCGGCGTCGAGCTCGGCGCAGACGGCCGGCCCGTGATGACGGACGTGTGGGCCGTGCTCACTAACAACACGGCGATCGCCGCGTACATCCACACGATCTTCGGCGCGCTGGTGGTCGCCGGGATGTTCCTGCTCGGCATCTCCTGGTATCACCTGTGGCGTCGCCGCCACGACGGCATCGACACGGTCGACGAGTCCGGTCGCGTGATCGTGGGAGAGACGGATGCCGCGCCAGGGCGCGACCGCACCGACCACGGCGTGTGGCTGTGGTCGCTGCGCTTCGGCGCGGTCGTCGCCATCCTCGGATTCGCAGGCACCGTGGCATCCGGTGACATCCAGGGCAAGCTGATGTACGAGCAGCAGCCGATGAAGATGGCGGCCGCCGAAGCCGCCTGCCACACCGGCTCCGCGTTCTCGGTGCTGTCGCTCGGCGACCCCGGCTCGCGCAACTGCGAAGACGTCATCACGCTCATCGAGGTGCCCGGCGTTCTCGGATTCCTCGGAACGGGGAGTGGGGAGCCGAGATGCCCGGCATCAGCGACCTCGAGCCCCAGTACGTCGACCAGTACGGCAAGACCATCCCCGACGACGCCCTGTACGGCGACCTCGCCGGCACCGACGTGCAGTACGTGCCGGTGATGTGGGTCACCTATTGGGGCTTCCGGCTGATGATCGGCCTGGGCGGCGTGGTCGCGTTCGGGGCGTGGTCGCACTGTGGCTGACACGGAAGGGCACAGTGCCCGCATCGCCGTGGATCATGCGCCTCGCACTGCTGGGGATCGTCGCCCCGTTCGCGGCGAACATCGCGGGCTGGATCTTCACCGAGCTCGGTCGCCAGCCCTTCGTCGTGGCCCCCAACCCCGATGCCACCGGCGTCGACGGCGTGTTCATGTACACCGCGGCAGCCGTGTCGCCCGGAGTGACCGCGGGAGAGCTGCTGTTCTCGGTCATCACCCTGAGCGCCGTGTACGGGGTGATGCTCGTGATCGAGCTCTATCTGATGGTGAAGTACGCGCGCGGCGGGGTCGCGGCCTCCATGCCCGAGCTCGCCGCATCGGGGCATCCCGACGGCGACGCCGACGACGACAACGACCGACCCGACACACGCGACGACGTGCTCGCGTTCGCCTACTGACCGGCTCGAGAGGACTGAGCAATGGAACCGCTTCCCGTCGTCTGGTTCATCGCCATCGCCGTGCTGTGGACCGGCTACCTGCTGCTGGAGGGCTTCGACCTCGGCGTGGGCATGCACATGGTGTTCTCCACCCGTTCCGAGCGTGACCGCCGCGTCATGCTCAACACGATCGGCCCCGTGTGGGACGGCAACGAGGTGTGGCTGATCACCGCGGGGGCGGCGATGTTCGCCGCGTTCCCGGCCTGGTACGCATCGCTGTTCTCGACGCTCTACGTGCCGCTGACGATCACGCTCGTCGGTCTCATCGTGCGCGCCGTCGGCATCGAGTATCGAGGCAAGATCCACACCGAGCGCTGGCGCACCTTCTGGACCTGGATGATCGGCCTCGGCTCGCTCGTCGTCGCATTCTGCGTCGGCGCCGCGCTGGCGCTGACCTCGACCGGGCTGCCGATCGACGCGAACGGCGACCGCGTCGGCGGTCCGTTCGTCTGGCTCACTCTGCCCGCGGTGGTCGGAGGTCTCGCGGTCGTGGGGTTCGCGCTGCTGCACTCGGCGACCTTCCTCGGGCTCAAGGCCGACGGACCTGTGCGCGAGCGGGCGGGGCGGTTCGCCGCACGCTGGGTGCCCGTCTGCCTGGCGCCGGCGGCGGCCTGGGCGATCTGGGTGCAGCTGGCCCACGGCGGCAGCGTGCTCGCATGGACGCTCATCGCGTTCGCGGTTGTCGCCGCAGCGCTCGGCTGGGCGGCGGCACGACGCCGGCACGAGGGACGGGCCTTCATCGGCTTCGCCGGCTTCGGGCTGTTCGGGGCGGCGGCGATCTTCGCCGGCATGTTCCCGCTGCTGCTTCCGTCGACGGTGGATGCCGCCTTCGACCTCACGGTGTGGAACTCGGCCAACGGACCATACACACTCGGCGTCATGACCGTGGTCGCCGCCGTCTCGCTGCCGGTCATCCTGCTCTACCAGGCGTGGAGCTACTGGATCTTCCGCAAGAGGGTGACCCCCGGCATGATCCCCGAGGTGCACATCGTGCTGCCTGCGGTGCTGCGCGCCCGCTGACCCGCTCCTCGCCGCTCCCAACGCGGAACGCGCCGGAGTCGTCAGACCGGATGCCCTGCCAGCGGCGAGTCGCCGGTCGACACGCCGGTCCGCGACACGATCGTCTGAGGTTCCCGACAGTCCTCGGGCGCCGCGAGCGCGCCCGGGGCTAGTCTGGCCGCATGATGTACGAGCACCTCGGGGCTCGGCCCCGCATCCACGACACCGCCGTCGTGGCGCCGACAGCAGTGATCTCGGGCGACGTCGAGATCGGCCCGCACTGCCAGGTGCTGCACGGAGCCGTGATCACGGCAGAGGGCGGGCCGATCACGCTCGGCGAGCATGTCATCGTGATGGAGAACGCGCTGATCCGCGCGACCGCCGCGAATGCCGTGCACATCGGCGACCACACCCTGGTGGGCACGCTGGCCAGCATCGCAGGCGCGACCGTCGGGGAGGAGGTCTTCCTGGCATCCGGAGCTCGCGTCTTCAACGGTGCCCTGATCGGACCTCGCTGCGAGGTGCGCGTCAACGCGATCGTCCAGCGCCGGGCGGTGCTGCCCGAGGGCAGCGTCGTGCCGATCGGCTGGGTCGCCGTCGGCGACCCGGTGCGCCTGCTCTCGCCCGACCAGGCCGACGAGATCTCCGCCGCGATGCCCGACCTCGACTTCCCCGGTCATGTCTTCGGCGTCGACCGCGACACCCCCGACCTGATGGTGCAGCTCACCGAGCGGTACGCCAGCTCACTGGCACGGCACGCCGACGATCACCGCGTCTGACCGGCGCCCCCGGAAAGCGAGAAACCACTCCCTGCGTGACACGGGCGCTCTCGCGCGGTGTCTCGTGCAGGAAGTGGTTCCTCAGCGGAGGGTGAGCAGGCGTCAGATGACGCCCTGGGCGAGCATCGCGTCGGCGACCCGCTCGAAGCCGGCGATGTTGGCGCCCGCGACGTAGTCCCCGGGGGTGCCGTAGCGCTCGGCGGCGCGGAACGACGCGTCGTGGATGTCGGCCATGATGTCGCGCAGCTTCTGCTCGCTGTTCGCGAAGTTCCAGCGCTGGCGCGATGCGTTCTGGCTCATCTCGAGGGCCGAGGTCGCCACGCCGCCGGCATTCGCCGCCTTGCCGGGCGCGAACAGCACCTCGGAGTCCTGGAACGCGCCGACCGCCTCGGGCGTGGAGGGCATGTTGGCGCCCTCCGCGACGGCACGGACGCCATTGGCGATGAGCATGCGGGCCGAGTCCTCGTCGAGCTCGTTCTGGGTGGCGGAGGGGACGGCGATGTCGACCGGAGTCTCCCAGACGTTGCCGCCCTCGACGAAGCGGGCGCCAGGGCGCCGGTTCGCGTACTCCACGATGCGGCCGCGCTCGACCTCCTTGATCTGGCGCAGCAGGCCGAGGTCGATCCCGGCGTCGTCGACGACGTAGCCGGACGAGTCGGATGCCGTGACAGCGCGCGCCCCGAGCTGGGTGGCCTTCTCGATGGCGTAGAT
It encodes:
- the mfd gene encoding transcription-repair coupling factor, which gives rise to MTVPGILRALEEANLYRDALTWAQTDAEISAVDGLDAPIIAGLLRKRASGGRPASALVVAPTGRRAESVAAALAAYLADAEILTFPAWETLPHERLSPSPDTVGRRLETLRRIVTWTGEKPLVVVASVRAALQPIAANLGDAAPLELRVGGRGVELEDAVEQLVERAYSRVDMVSRRGEFAVRGGILDVFPPTADHPLRVEFFGDEVDQIRAFSVADQRSLPGDVESVSLAASRELLLTAEVRERAGELIARFPAMSAMLEKMSQGIPVEGMESLLPVVAGPLVTLAEYLPEGSAAAVVDPERASARAQNLGETNREFLDAAWSAATSGASAPIDLGAGDFISLARMREIMHERDGVWWRVTPFATDDDAAEHLDSSAIPSFHGNVDGAIAFVEARLGEGWRVVIISSGQGLVERARDVLSDRGLAARIVDHVVDEPEGGVATLVAGSVESGFQVPDARIAVLTDNEFYGRTIGGDQRMVKKLASRRRNVVDPLQLKQGDFVVHSTHGIGRFVEMTKREVSSGGRNAVKTTREYLVLEYAPSKRGYPGDKLFVPTDQLDMLSKYVGGEAPTLSKMGGSDWAAAKGKARRAVRDIAVELVKLYSARMNSKGHAFGPDTPWQRELEEAFPFAETHDQLQTIEEIKADMERPIPMDRLLSGDVGFGKTEVAVRAAFKAIQEGKQVAMLVPTTLLVKQHLETFTERFAGFPVKVRPLSRFQTDKEARLTLQGLVDGSVDMVIGTHRILTDQVIFKDLGLMIIDEEQRFGVEHKDALKKMKTNVDILAMSATPIPRTLEMAVTGIREMSTLQTPPEDRHPILSFVGPRSDKQIAAAIRREILREGQVFFVHNRVQSIQRVASELAELVPEARIAVAHGKMGEHQLEQVVDDFWERKYDVLVSTTIIETGLDISNANTIIIDRADKYGLSQLHQLRGRVGRGRERAYAYFLYDDMKPLSETAADRLQTIAVNNDLGSGMQVALKDLELRGAGNLLGAEQAGHIAGVGFDLYLRMIGEAVATFRGEDTSSEIELRLELPVDARIPEHYIDSERLRLEAYQKLSSAATASAADDAIDLVVEELVDRYGVFPDEVTTLVKVARLRRRAARAGLSDVVAMGSNLRVAPARFEDSMKVRLQRLYPKAKLVGGGEALVVPMPVDSDLIEWVGQLFTAMFPEPVKAQPAGV
- the cydC gene encoding thiol reductant ABC exporter subunit CydC; amino-acid sequence: MSADDPDDPWVREASRPKTPTRRPDLSSVPRPALYGLGMLAALRALGLVLIAEAVARGVAGLAASGLTPDATRTILIVGVAGALLRAGAEWATSVASRRIATSVKSDLRRRLWRRIAEGGRTGGGTAVLAADGLDDLDDYFIQSLPALIAAAVVPLLVGVRILGADWLSALIIVITVPLVPLFMILIGKHTQQRTDAALTALTRLADHLTELARGLPVLVGLGRVDEQTRALDGIQRRYRARTEETLRWAFLSALALELIATISVAVVAVFLGLRLLNGTMTLEPALIALILAPECFTALREVGTAFHASQDGLSALERAKRIVDEPARRDARAETGGPMRIDALSVAYPGRRMPALRAVTGDLAGITAVTGRSGAGKSTLLGALSGVLPADAEIAGAVRGVDADAVAWAPQAPRMFAATPREELALYGTGTDALDELGLGGLADAATAELSPGELRRLAVARALARVDAGARLLVLDEPTAHLDRVAARLVRDAVLRRADRCAIVLATHEPETLALADRVISVDTPAGDARAAGVPAGGLPAGEDRPGIEGDADLEGRTEPGHPAGSSPAFGGEPRSRRTLTLAGLLRPHAWLWAGSTALSALAAGLAVALTAVSGWLIVRASVEEYIMYLLVAIVGVRAFGIGRAAGRYADRLVTHRATFLVVDALRLRLWRAIAARGAGSRRLLEGGAPLDYLVTLADDLRDQLPRVVPPIGAGVLVVAGTIITAAFVTPHIVVLIAATLVAAVALATILAIVSERDASADRVEARSAIVRGTAALASAADDLRSNGVAGDALGALDRHAMGLAAAERRAAWSAGLGAAVITVSTTLLAVLVPVLSPGLPAESASVVALLSLALLEPLAALVGAVHRLPALRALLQRLDTVLRPSPAPQWGQARPDALIRLTLDRVTIRYPGAPRPAVEDVTAEVRRGGWLVLDGPSGSGKSTLLSAMMGALPVASGAILADGRPLTTLDERAWRDRVAWCPQDAYVFDSTLRGNLLLARARDDAPDDDVLRAALAQAGLTDLLHELGDDLGARVGPGGSALSGGERQRLAVARALLTRAEIVLLDEPTAHLDQPTAAAMMADIREATADRIVVLVSHRRADRRGDDELVHLGSSAVAAAGDRTSA
- a CDS encoding M56 family metallopeptidase is translated as MLSAVSAAAQNGALVIPHGVVIFGAVALGLIAIGLAWPAPVALSRASWPMRAPVMALLLWQAIGLAGGLSMIGALALTGYATLPGHPWLAPVPAVLFTVYLLTHLGVTIVQVTRQRHRHLALLEMLTSPHPTRARTRVIDDAVPMAYCLPNGPRSVTVLSQGLLDRLDPDELVAVIAHERAHVEQRHDLLLLAFRAWRSALPWFPIAARAEVEVAALVEMLADDHARREVRDEVLARAILQVGASGVPGADQPVSGSTRVSDRFRRLAG
- a CDS encoding BlaI/MecI/CopY family transcriptional regulator — protein: MGTLGELERAVMDAIWDADDALSAYDVQSQLEAAGRALAVTTLLTVLSRLEKKGFVASDRSARPHRYSAVASRADHVAELMHSVLGDAGDRTAVLERFVGGVSAEDAAVLRQLLGRSG